In Sphingopyxis macrogoltabida, the sequence GCATTCAATATATCGTAGCGCGATTCGGCCAGCGAAGCGACGCGTTGGCCCAATTCGCGGGTATCGACCGCCGATGCGAGCTGCGTCGCCATGATATGGTGCCGGCCTTCAATCTCGAAAACCGGATGCAGGCGCGTCAGCTTCTGCGCCGTCTGCGTCGGAACCAGCGGAATGACGAAGCGCGTCTCGAAATGCCCCAGCAGGTCGCTCTGGCAATCGAGCAGCAATTCGGTTCCGGCGCGGCTGCGGTGAACGTCGAATTGCGGCATCAGAACAGCCGGTATTTGGCGAGCGGCAGGCCATGCTCGCGCGTATAGGCGTTCCAGCTTTCGATCGCGGCGCGATTTTCTTCCTGCCACGCCGCCGCACGCAGCTTCTTGACCTCGGCCGCCAGCCCGCCCTGACAGGCTTCGCTGACGTTGATGCCGAGACGCTTGGCTTCTTCGACCAGATCGGCGCTCAGCGACACATTGGTCGCTTTCTTGGGGCCTTCGAATCGCGACGGGCGGTTCATCGCCATCTCCTTTGCGCATGATATATGCGCAGGCAGGCCGCAGTTCAATTGGACAGCTTATTTGCGCTCATTTGCGCCAGGTCAGGACCGACGACATGGCGAAGTTCCAGATCGCACCGACGAGCACCCCGGCAACGCCCGCAACCCACCAGCGTTCGTCATGCCCGGCCACCCATGTCCCGATGCCGATATTGGCGACCGCACCGAGCGCCGAGATCGCATAGAAGGTTGCAAGCCCGGCGAGCATGCGCCAGCCCTTCAGCTTGCGGTCGGCGTAGGTGAAGCTGTTGTTGAGGAAAAAGTTGAACGCGATTGCGACGACGACCGCCATGGTCTGCGCCGCGACGAAGGGTTCGCCAAGCCCGAGCATAGAACGCAGCACTGCCAGATGGACGAACACGCCGAGCCCGCCGACGCTCAGGAATTTGAGCAGGCGGACGGGGACGAAGCGGCCGATCGTCTTGTCGGCGATCAGTTCGAGATATTCGGCGACGACGCGCGCACCGATCTTGCTTTCGCCCGCTTCGCGGCTGCGGAATTGATAGGGTATTTCGGCGACCTTGAGCGCGGTGGGCGCCGAGGCGAGGATGTCGATCAATATCTTGAAGCCGATCGCCGACAGCCGCGGCAGCGCGCGTTCGAATGCGTCGCGGCGGATCGCGAAGAAACCGCTCATCGGGTCGCTGACATCGGTGCCGAGCGCGATCTGGCCGGCGCGCGTCGCGATACGGCTCATCCGTACCCGGCCCGCGGCCCAGTCGCCGGTGCCGCCGCCGTCGACGTAGCGCGTACCGACCGCAACCTCGGCGCCACCCGTCTCGACGGCGTCGATCAGGCGCGGCAGCGCGTCTTCGTCGTGCTGGAGGTCGCCGTCCATGACGACGATCACCGGCGCTGCGGTCGCCAATATGCCCTCGACCACCGCCGATGACAGGCCCCGGCGCCCGATGCGCTGCACGATGCGGACATGGCGCGATGTCCGGCCGAGCCGGCGGACGAGGTCGCTGGTTCCGTCGGCCGAATTGTC encodes:
- a CDS encoding CcdB family protein; the protein is MPQFDVHRSRAGTELLLDCQSDLLGHFETRFVIPLVPTQTAQKLTRLHPVFEIEGRHHIMATQLASAVDTRELGQRVASLAESRYDILNAVDMLLTGV
- a CDS encoding type II toxin-antitoxin system CcdA family antitoxin, yielding MNRPSRFEGPKKATNVSLSADLVEEAKRLGINVSEACQGGLAAEVKKLRAAAWQEENRAAIESWNAYTREHGLPLAKYRLF
- a CDS encoding glycosyltransferase; the encoded protein is MRHNATLAAPIYAAETLPLAVAVIVPTLNEAANVERLIERLSVVLAGRGWEVVFVDDNSADGTSDLVRRLGRTSRHVRIVQRIGRRGLSSAVVEGILATAAPVIVVMDGDLQHDEDALPRLIDAVETGGAEVAVGTRYVDGGGTGDWAAGRVRMSRIATRAGQIALGTDVSDPMSGFFAIRRDAFERALPRLSAIGFKILIDILASAPTALKVAEIPYQFRSREAGESKIGARVVAEYLELIADKTIGRFVPVRLLKFLSVGGLGVFVHLAVLRSMLGLGEPFVAAQTMAVVVAIAFNFFLNNSFTYADRKLKGWRMLAGLATFYAISALGAVANIGIGTWVAGHDERWWVAGVAGVLVGAIWNFAMSSVLTWRK